In Calditrichota bacterium, a genomic segment contains:
- a CDS encoding glycine--tRNA ligase encodes MDRLIALCKRRGVIFPSSEIYGGITSSYDYGPIGAPMMANLARLWMEEMTLRHENIVQIDSAIIQNPKVWEASGHVAGFNDPLVECTNCKRRIRIDDYAKESYPRLLKNFERLASAFEPGQLIRPEDLAPESPERLYIEKIHAVIEWQAMTGREGSIPREDADALITEYMLKHYNQCNSCGTKGSLLPPRQFNLMLQTQIGASQDSASVAYLRPETAQGIYLNYKSVMTTMRLKPPFGIAQIGKAFRNEITTKNFIFRTREFEQMEMQFFIPPGENAKWLDYWKGERWNFYRSLEVNPAKLRWHEHEKLAHYARAAFDIEYEFPFGWSELEGLHDRGDFDLSQHQKVSGKDLTFFDDETRERYTPHVIETSAGLNRSLLMLLCDAYREDVQAGEERVYLAIAPRIAAVKAAFLPLVKKDGLFEIAEEMYRSLRAKVPVFFDESGSIGKRYRRMDEIGTPFCFTIDYQTKEDGTITVRWRDSLKQERIGKDRVGEFLAENLLTYMLQESK; translated from the coding sequence ATGGATCGCCTGATCGCGCTCTGCAAGAGGCGCGGCGTGATCTTTCCCTCGTCGGAAATCTACGGCGGCATAACCTCATCCTACGACTACGGCCCAATCGGCGCCCCGATGATGGCGAACCTCGCACGCCTCTGGATGGAGGAAATGACCCTCCGGCATGAGAACATTGTCCAGATCGACTCGGCTATCATCCAAAACCCGAAGGTCTGGGAGGCGTCCGGCCATGTTGCCGGATTCAACGATCCTCTTGTTGAATGCACCAACTGCAAGCGCCGGATCCGAATCGATGACTATGCCAAAGAGTCCTATCCCCGCCTGCTGAAGAACTTTGAACGCCTTGCGAGCGCCTTCGAGCCGGGGCAGTTAATCAGACCGGAAGATTTGGCGCCGGAAAGCCCCGAACGACTTTACATCGAGAAGATCCATGCGGTCATCGAATGGCAGGCGATGACCGGCCGCGAAGGCTCGATCCCCCGGGAAGACGCCGATGCGCTGATTACCGAGTATATGCTCAAGCACTACAATCAGTGCAATTCCTGTGGCACCAAGGGGTCGCTCCTGCCGCCGCGTCAGTTTAACCTGATGCTGCAGACGCAGATCGGCGCTTCGCAGGATTCAGCGTCGGTTGCATATCTTCGTCCCGAGACAGCGCAAGGCATTTACCTGAACTACAAGTCGGTGATGACGACGATGCGCCTGAAGCCGCCCTTCGGCATCGCCCAAATCGGCAAGGCGTTTCGCAACGAGATCACGACCAAGAACTTCATCTTTCGCACCCGCGAGTTTGAGCAAATGGAGATGCAGTTCTTCATTCCCCCCGGCGAGAATGCCAAGTGGCTCGACTACTGGAAGGGCGAGCGCTGGAACTTCTACCGGTCGCTCGAGGTGAATCCGGCCAAACTGCGCTGGCACGAGCACGAGAAGTTGGCGCACTACGCCCGCGCAGCGTTTGACATCGAATACGAGTTCCCCTTCGGCTGGTCGGAATTGGAAGGCCTCCATGATCGCGGCGACTTCGACCTCTCGCAGCATCAGAAAGTCTCCGGTAAGGACCTCACCTTCTTCGACGACGAGACGCGGGAACGTTACACGCCGCATGTGATTGAAACCTCGGCCGGCCTCAACCGGTCGCTCCTGATGCTCCTCTGCGATGCCTACCGCGAGGATGTCCAGGCCGGAGAGGAGCGGGTCTATCTCGCCATCGCCCCCCGCATCGCCGCGGTCAAAGCGGCGTTCCTGCCATTGGTGAAAAAGGACGGGCTGTTCGAGATCGCCGAGGAGATGTATCGCTCACTGCGGGCAAAGGTGCCGGTCTTCTTCGACGAGTCAGGCTCAATCGGCAAACGCTACCGCCGGATGGACGAAATCGGGACGCCATTCTGCTTTACGATCGACTACCAGACCAAGGAGGATGGAACCATTACCGTCCGCTGGCGCGACAGCCTCAAGCAGGAGCGCATTGGGAAGGATCGGGTGGGGGAGTTTTTGGCGGAGAACCTGTTGACCTATATGTTACAGGAGTCTAAATGA